The proteins below are encoded in one region of Engraulis encrasicolus isolate BLACKSEA-1 chromosome 1, IST_EnEncr_1.0, whole genome shotgun sequence:
- the LOC134450411 gene encoding B-cell receptor CD22-like, whose product MARGMCCKGVCVLVTLLLLSLTEVKCGPSVSYTTTRVCGLKGAPVVLSCTYEYHWIHIFKKGEWHKEGSSEVKDHSNSKSDCSLTIDILSDQQAGVYYFQFSTTLSGGWISGKPGITLSVTDLTVKESGFPNQTRVTCSSSCGLGSDRLYVWYKNGEHLRGTTTASILVTEKASYSCAVSGYEPVRSPAVCVPNAQCWDVTYSFVSTCALLGSSLDIPCIFVHPADHNIKTTAWSAVQHHSSGHNVPVCSNTKCMNQTEYLGNKENNCTLRLKDVSNSHSGEYVFSFTTVWGRREEGSPGIRVSVTALHVSMTPDAVTEGDTVTLTCDTTCTLSDQPSFTWYKNGQPLRSNHTTRDNTLQLKSVSSGNSGNYSCCVGGHENLPSTAVILNVTYKPKNVTLSTSASGDMVDEGTPVTLTCSSDANPPVHNYTWYMKSGAESLVRGRGESISFNVTSDTSGLYYCQANNEMGYRTSNEVAVQFMKRGLEAVEVIVILAVVVIVLVILVVLLTVGSMYLRKKNAEVSVSRRADNFNTQSDSDLVYANMATSTVTSDPTQRAATQQDQDDVQYASIQIKRPKPKPIQQDDAVAYYTLQLPSGSGATRAENDSVIYSGVN is encoded by the exons ATGGCAAGAGGCATGTGCTGTAaaggtgtctgtgtgttggtgactTTGTTGCTCCTGAGTCTTACAG AAGTAAAATGTGGTCCGAGTGTGAGCTACACCACTACACGTGTCTGTGGTCTAAAAGGGGCACCAGTGGTCTTGTCTTGCACATATGAATATCACTGGATCCACATCTTTAAAAAAGGGGAATGGCACAAAGAGGGGAGTAGCGAAGTTAAAGACCACAGCAACTCCAAATCCGACTGCAGCCTCACAATAGACATCCTGTCAGACCAACAGGCTGGAGTGTATTATTTCCAGTTTTCTACAACTCTATCCGGGGGATGGATATCAGGAAAACCTGGGATCACATTATCGGTTACAG ATCTGACCGTAAAGGAGAGTGGGTTTCCCAACCAGACCCGAGTGACCTGCAGTTCCTCCTGTGGTTTAGGCTCTGATCGTCTGTACGTTTGGTACAAAAATGGAGAGCATCTACGAGGCACAACCACAGCCTCCATACTGGTCACTGAGAAGGCCAGTTACTCCTGTGCCGTATCAGGATATGAACCAGTAAGATCCCCAGCAGTTT GTGTTCCAAATGCACAGTGTTGGGATGTGACCTACTCCTTCGTCAGTACCTGTGCGTTACTGGGATCGTCTTTGGACATCCCCTGCATCTTCGTACACCCCGCAGATCACAACATTAAAACAACAGCCTGGTCTGCTGTACAACACCACAGCAGTGGCCATAATGTCCCTGTGTGTTCGAACACCAAGTGTATGAATCAGACAGAGTATCTGGGGAACAAGGAGAACAATTGCACGCTGAGACTGAAAGACGTTAGTAACAGCCACTCTGGAGAATATGTGTTCAGCTTTACAACCGTTTGGGGTCGGAGAGAGGAGGGCTCACCTGGGATCAGGGTCTCAGTCACAG CATTGCATGTAAGTATGACACCTGATGCGGTAACAGAGGGTGACACAGTCACTCTGACCTGTGACACCACCTGCACTCTGAGTGACCAGCCCTCCTTCACCTGGTACAAGAATGGCCAACCGCTTCGCTCTAACCACACAACCAGAGACAACACGCTGCAGTTAAAGTCGGTCAGCAGTGGGAACTCAGGCAATTACTCCTGTTGTGTTGGAGGACACGAGAATCTCCCGTCCACAGCTGTGATTCTCAATGTCACAT ACAAGCCAAAGAATGTTACACTGTCAACAAGTGCCTCTGGTGACATGGTAGACGAGGGCACTCcagtgactctgacctgcagcagtgatgccaacccaccaGTGCACAACTACACCTGGTACATGAAGTCCGGAGCTGAGTCTCTCGTTAGGGGCAGAGGGGAGAGCATCAGCTTCAATGTCACCTCTGATACCAGTGGACTTTACTACTGCCAGGCAAACAACGAGATGGGCTATCGGACATCCAATGAAGTGGCTGTTCAGTTCA TGAAGCGGGGGTTAGAGGCAGTTGAGGTGATTGTGATCCTAGCGGTAGTTGTGATCGTGTTAGTAATTCTTGTTGTCCTGCTGACAGTTGGAAGTATGTACTTAAG GAAGAAGAATGCAGAAGTTAGCGTAAGCAGAAGAGCTGACAATTTTAACACACAG TCTGACTCTGACCTTGTGTACGCTAACATGGCAACGAGTACCGTGACCTCTGACCCCACACAGAGGGCCGCCACACAGCAGGACCAAGATGACGTTCAGTACGCCAGCATTCAGATCAAACGCCCCAAGCCCAAACCAATCCAGCAGGACGATGCTGTCGCCTACTACACTCTTCAGTTACCTAGCGGAAGTGGTGCCACCAG GGCTGAGAATGACAGTGTGATCTACAGTGGAGTCAACTAA